In Plutella xylostella chromosome 27, ilPluXylo3.1, whole genome shotgun sequence, one genomic interval encodes:
- the LOC119691800 gene encoding facilitated trehalose transporter Tret1 isoform X1, translating to MSASALARSKNTTMDCNGKESCNDSDASDNNKIGQKAEERPNEDEEQNTHFNNNLKMNTSTLGITNNKPEAAKEEHTLVDSKTVKRFAPIYKQTLAASASILVSFTGGLVAGYSAVLLPQLKEPGSLIPGDKDSASWIASIAALPMALGCLISGWMMEKYGRKTSHIIICAPILLGWILIACSKSLTLMLVGRFLTGLCFGLLGPVGPVYIAETTDPKYRGFFLAGVSLAIALAILVAHTIGTFLTWQWTATIFTAFPILSVLLFTLVPESPTWLISKGRTDEGVKSFGWLRGFSDEANKELKGIVEMQKAADSEPKLSFKEKIVSLKCPEFRKPLLIMILFFITNQFAGVNAVAFYSIEIVGKSVGQGLDHYVSMLIIDIVRAVMSVVACVISKRFGRRPLCFISGVWTALSMVGLSMFLYFTEGKSVEHLAFIPLLCLLSYICAVTIGLVPLPWIMCGEVFPTKSRGLGSGISSASAFAAFFVVVKTAPDMMSGLGEVVTFLVYGTVAGVGTIVMYFILPETKGKSLQEIEDKFRGETRYDTKV from the exons ATGTCAGCTTCCGCTCTGGCCCGATCG aAAAATACCACCATGGATTGTAATGGCAAGGAATCATGCAACGACAGCGATGCATcagacaataataaaataggacAAAAAGCAGAAGAAAGACCAAACGAAGACGAAGAACAGAacacacattttaataataatctgAAAATGAACACATCGACATTGGGTATAACTAATAACAAACCTGAAGCAGCTAAAGAGGAACACACTCTAGTGGATTCAAAGACTGTGAAAAGATTCGCACCGATTTATAAAcag ACCCTGGCTGCATCAGCGTCGATCCTGGTGTCGTTCACGGGCGGGCTGGTAGCCGGCTACTCCGCCGTGCTGCTGCCTCAGCTGAAGGAGCCCGGCAGCCTCATTCCTGGAGACAAGGACTCCGCTTCCTGGATAG CATCAATAGCCGCCCTTCCGATGGCCTTAGGCTGCCTGATATCCGGCTGGATGATGGAGAAGTACGGACGGAAGACCTCGCACATCATCATCTGCGCTCCCATCCTCCTCGGCTGGATCCTCATCGCCTGCTCCAAGAGCCTAACCCTCATGCTGGTGGGGAGGTTTCTGACTGGCCTCTGCTTCGGTCTGCTGGGTCCAGTAGGCCCCGTTTACATTGCGGAGACCACGGACCCCAAGTATCGAGGGTTCTTCCTGGCAGGAGTCTCGCTCGCCATCGCGCTCGCCATCCTGGTCGCCCACACCATCGGGACCTTCCTGACCTGGCAGTGGACCGCCACTATCTTCACCGCCTTCCCGATCTTGTCGGTCCTTCTCTTCACTCTAGTCCCCGAAAGCCCGACCTGGCTGATCTCAAAAGGAAGAACAGATGAAGGTGTCAAATCCTTCGGATGGCTTCGAGGATTCAGCGATGAGGCCAATAAAGAATTGAAAGGAATCGTCGAAATGCAGAAGGCGGCAGACTCCGAGCCGAAGTTGAGCTTCAAAGAGAAGATTGTGAGCCTCAAATGCCCTGAGTTCAGGAAGCCGTTGTTGATAATGATTCTTTTCTTTATCACGAACCAGTTTGCCGGTGTGAATGCTGTCGCGTTTTACTCAATAGAAATAGTTGGTAAGTCCGTCGGTCAAGGTCTAGACCATTACGTGTCCATGTTAATCATAGACATAGTAAGAGCTGTAATGTCTGTAGTAGCCTGTGTTATTTCTAAGAGATTCGGCAGACGTCCCCTCTGTTTCATAAGCGGAGTTTGGACGGCTCTATCCATGGTTGGAttgtccatgtttttgtatttcacCGAAGGAAAATCTGTAGAACATTTAGCATTCATACCGTTGTTGTGTTTGTTGAGTTACATTTGCGCTGTGACTATAGGCTTAGTGCCATTACCATGGATTATGTGTGGTGAAGTGTTTCCCACTAAGAGCAGAGGGTTAGGTTCAGGTATTAGTTCTGCATCAGCGTTTGCGGCTTTCTTTGTGGTGGTCAAAACCGCACCGGATATGATGTCAGGGTTGGGAGAAGTGGTCACATTCTTAGTGTATGGGACAGTGGCGGGTGTAGGGACTATTGTCATGTACTTCATTCTGCCCGAAACGAAAGGTAAGAGTTTACAAGAAATCGAGGACAAATTCAGAGGTGAAACAAGGTATGATACTAAAGTTTAA
- the LOC119691800 gene encoding facilitated trehalose transporter Tret1 isoform X2: protein MDCNGKESCNDSDASDNNKIGQKAEERPNEDEEQNTHFNNNLKMNTSTLGITNNKPEAAKEEHTLVDSKTVKRFAPIYKQTLAASASILVSFTGGLVAGYSAVLLPQLKEPGSLIPGDKDSASWIASIAALPMALGCLISGWMMEKYGRKTSHIIICAPILLGWILIACSKSLTLMLVGRFLTGLCFGLLGPVGPVYIAETTDPKYRGFFLAGVSLAIALAILVAHTIGTFLTWQWTATIFTAFPILSVLLFTLVPESPTWLISKGRTDEGVKSFGWLRGFSDEANKELKGIVEMQKAADSEPKLSFKEKIVSLKCPEFRKPLLIMILFFITNQFAGVNAVAFYSIEIVGKSVGQGLDHYVSMLIIDIVRAVMSVVACVISKRFGRRPLCFISGVWTALSMVGLSMFLYFTEGKSVEHLAFIPLLCLLSYICAVTIGLVPLPWIMCGEVFPTKSRGLGSGISSASAFAAFFVVVKTAPDMMSGLGEVVTFLVYGTVAGVGTIVMYFILPETKGKSLQEIEDKFRGETRYDTKV, encoded by the exons ATGGATTGTAATGGCAAGGAATCATGCAACGACAGCGATGCATcagacaataataaaataggacAAAAAGCAGAAGAAAGACCAAACGAAGACGAAGAACAGAacacacattttaataataatctgAAAATGAACACATCGACATTGGGTATAACTAATAACAAACCTGAAGCAGCTAAAGAGGAACACACTCTAGTGGATTCAAAGACTGTGAAAAGATTCGCACCGATTTATAAAcag ACCCTGGCTGCATCAGCGTCGATCCTGGTGTCGTTCACGGGCGGGCTGGTAGCCGGCTACTCCGCCGTGCTGCTGCCTCAGCTGAAGGAGCCCGGCAGCCTCATTCCTGGAGACAAGGACTCCGCTTCCTGGATAG CATCAATAGCCGCCCTTCCGATGGCCTTAGGCTGCCTGATATCCGGCTGGATGATGGAGAAGTACGGACGGAAGACCTCGCACATCATCATCTGCGCTCCCATCCTCCTCGGCTGGATCCTCATCGCCTGCTCCAAGAGCCTAACCCTCATGCTGGTGGGGAGGTTTCTGACTGGCCTCTGCTTCGGTCTGCTGGGTCCAGTAGGCCCCGTTTACATTGCGGAGACCACGGACCCCAAGTATCGAGGGTTCTTCCTGGCAGGAGTCTCGCTCGCCATCGCGCTCGCCATCCTGGTCGCCCACACCATCGGGACCTTCCTGACCTGGCAGTGGACCGCCACTATCTTCACCGCCTTCCCGATCTTGTCGGTCCTTCTCTTCACTCTAGTCCCCGAAAGCCCGACCTGGCTGATCTCAAAAGGAAGAACAGATGAAGGTGTCAAATCCTTCGGATGGCTTCGAGGATTCAGCGATGAGGCCAATAAAGAATTGAAAGGAATCGTCGAAATGCAGAAGGCGGCAGACTCCGAGCCGAAGTTGAGCTTCAAAGAGAAGATTGTGAGCCTCAAATGCCCTGAGTTCAGGAAGCCGTTGTTGATAATGATTCTTTTCTTTATCACGAACCAGTTTGCCGGTGTGAATGCTGTCGCGTTTTACTCAATAGAAATAGTTGGTAAGTCCGTCGGTCAAGGTCTAGACCATTACGTGTCCATGTTAATCATAGACATAGTAAGAGCTGTAATGTCTGTAGTAGCCTGTGTTATTTCTAAGAGATTCGGCAGACGTCCCCTCTGTTTCATAAGCGGAGTTTGGACGGCTCTATCCATGGTTGGAttgtccatgtttttgtatttcacCGAAGGAAAATCTGTAGAACATTTAGCATTCATACCGTTGTTGTGTTTGTTGAGTTACATTTGCGCTGTGACTATAGGCTTAGTGCCATTACCATGGATTATGTGTGGTGAAGTGTTTCCCACTAAGAGCAGAGGGTTAGGTTCAGGTATTAGTTCTGCATCAGCGTTTGCGGCTTTCTTTGTGGTGGTCAAAACCGCACCGGATATGATGTCAGGGTTGGGAGAAGTGGTCACATTCTTAGTGTATGGGACAGTGGCGGGTGTAGGGACTATTGTCATGTACTTCATTCTGCCCGAAACGAAAGGTAAGAGTTTACAAGAAATCGAGGACAAATTCAGAGGTGAAACAAGGTATGATACTAAAGTTTAA